Within the Glycine soja cultivar W05 chromosome 3, ASM419377v2, whole genome shotgun sequence genome, the region tttttcttttttggttgtAATGGTGGCCAAAAGGTTGCcttctaaaaaaaacatatccaACACGATTAGATCAAACCAGATCACATGCTTGATCTAAATAATTCTTCCCAAAGTTAGTTTACTTTATCATTTCACTAGATAACATAACATAAAGTACAAGGTTATTACTTGTATAATACTTTCACAAGCATCATAACCCtccatttgaatttgaacacTAAATAAGTTAATATGGCCGGCACGTAaggtaaaatagaattaaatgaaataatacgaaataaaaataattacactaATGTTTAGATTTTCTATAATAGTTATCAAACACTATACcagaaaaataatagttttgtttttacagcataaaaaataatagttataaaaaaataacttacacGTTTGGATTGTTAtagtttaaaaactatttatagTATTTATAAACTAagcattttaaaacaaaacagcCATTGATGTCCATAAACTAGCATTCCACGAGGCATCaccaaaattctttttttttttattatgatatcaaCAAAGTTCATTTAtcgaatataataatatataaatatttttggttCCCAAATTCTTAGACTACGTTTTTTTTGGCAATGCATGTGAAAAGCAGTTAAGTCAAACAAAGGGACGAAGCTGGGTGTCCACATCCATGGCAACATGCACAGTGCAAGTGGCTGCATCATGTTCCTCTGCAAAACCCTTAAGTTAAATAATTGATACAGCAATAGTAATAAGAAGGAGACACATGCcagcacaaaaaataaaataaaaatggagacaCTTGCCAAGGTGCCACGTGCCCACACACGTACTACTCTAGAATTgagtagtttatttattttttaaaagttattaataaataattcttatattaaatacatattttaaatgaaaatcaaatataacatagtttttttaaaaattatattttacatacATTTACTTATtactataatataaaaatattgttaaccCTTATTTTTAAGGtactaattaaggaaataatattagaaaattgttattaaaaattacgtttaattttaatatattattacagtaaaaaaatatgttataaattaaataaaagttacattaaatatattttaaaatagttattacaaaaattaattatttttattccatGTTAATCTATGATTATATGTAATATGATTAGAGTAATTTAATTAAGTAGttcttaaaaattactttactCTTGTATTAAAAGATATATAGACGTGACAGAATATGGGTTGGATTTACTCAATAAAATAGTATAAGATATGtgctttaaaaattgaatttgaatttgaatggtAAGTTACTTTATGATTTGTTTGgtttagaagataaaaatagaagaattttttaaaattaaaatagagtataaaatatgttagttccactaaaaaattaattataagatttttttctaatattatttttatcttctcttCTAAATTAGATTAAATAAATAGAGAGTGGATTCAAGCTTAGTCCGctaaaagttcaaaaaaataatttttactaagcttaattttattttagagttcaaaattgaattcaattttttcatcaCTTGACCTGTTATAATTCTTAGCTCGCATGGATCTAAGTAACTCATTTTAccacatttaattaaagattagatagaatatgttcatatatttttaattaaaattttacttttaataactatattataaaacaaGGTTGATTTAGTGtagaaattttgataatttatataaagttttaaaatatctttaataaggatttttgagtttaagaattcatttttacaaaatttatcacCACTATTTCTATTTAAGAGTTTTCTATGTTGAAGATTAAATTGTAGGGGAATAATATCTAAgaagttatattttttcaaaaaaacaatacttttaatgtatttttccttaattttttttttctatgcaaCTAAAATTCAAGAACTCAAATTGAGTTCTTCCATTgacttttaatttctaattttattgttgtccttgtaaaaaaacaaagataacgtTATAAAAGATTAGTAAGTTTTACgagaatttatcataaattagtTATTACTTATAATtagattaaactaaatttttgtaaaaaaatattaaactaaatttaaatttatctagTAATATCTCTATTTtcacatttaatttaatgaaaatcaattcatgttATTCAAAAGTTATCAtgtaatttttatcaataaGTGTGACACATGAATGACATGTGAATATACCAAGGTGAATCATTAACAACTTATTAACAGTGTTATTAGTGTgtgatttgaaatttaaaatttatcttaatcAATTTTCACCATAAAtcgctgaattttttttatataaaatttattcttcCATATAATTAGACATGTTCCAAACACGCATAAAAAACAAATCTGAAAGTAAACCAAGTCTAGACTTACAAAAACAGAAGATGAACGAGTAAATCAAATAATCAATCCCtagacaattttattatattataatttttttttatcttaaatcaCATTAtaatatcatcataaatatcTCTTAGCCCACAAAATTATAGACATCTTCCTCATGATAAGTAATTATTATTCatccaattttcatttttaaacataataaaaatcaaatacaaattctcaaataaatcaatcCAATAGAATGTTGTAGTGAGTGTTTAAGTGCATTGGAACTGTTATCCAAACACCGTTTACACGGCTCTGCCAATTCTTgagattttattatattgtaattatataagatatttttaaaattaacatgaataaaaaaatataatataatttgaatatCTTTGGTATAGCGACACAACACAGCACAAAGCAGAAACaataaacaatgaaaataaaagaagtaaataaataaaaaggatgcAGCACCACACGACGCCACAAAACCACTGCTCACACTCCCTTTCGTTCctttttccttcttcacttcGCCACTCTACACTACGTATATTTATACGTATCTCTACGCACCCCGCCACCGGCCAATGGCGGACGACTCCGACCTCACCTCCCCGCtcctctcctcctcctcctcctcctcctccgacCACGTCGTCGTCACCGTCCACCCCTCCGCGGCGCCCCCCAGAAACCCCTTCCGTGTGCTCGGCAccgacgacgacgacgacgacgaccTCTCCGTGCCGCCGCCGTCCACCCTGGACCCGTTCCGCAACCGCACGCCGGCGATTGAGGGGCTCTACGAGTGGGCCAAGACGGTGCTGTGCCTGCCGCTGGCGGCGCTGCGGCTCGCGATCTTCGGGCTCTGCCTCGCGTTGGGGTACGTGGCGACGAAGGTGGCGCTGCAAGGGTGGAAGGACAAGGAGAATCCTATGCCCAAGTGGAGGTGTAGGGTTATGTGGATCACGCGCTTGTGCGCCAGATGTATTCTCTTCTCCTTTGGGTACGTGTTCTTCCCGATTTCAATTGTCTTTTCTCTCTCGATTTggatttttcaattgattttAGATCTTAGTTgattgtgtgtatgtgtgtgtgttttgtttttattttttggatattgATTGAATTAGTGAATAACATTCTGTTAGGAGAGAGATGAtactagttatttttatttatctgttGTTTGCAAGATTAAAAAGTcttgatatttaattaatttacacattCATTTATCgaggaattaaaagaaaagggggATAAAACAGGAAATCCGTTGTGTTATTGTAAATTACCGAAATTGTCTTTGGTTTTttcggataaaaaaattaagaaaatttattatattttttggtttttacaCGACAAccttaaaaatagataaaacagAACCGAGGGagtagttcttattttttggggGTTTATGATTGAGAGCTTCTTTGGAagttgaaactttttttttaaaaataaatattactggGAACTTGGGGGAAAATGGTTATTTAgctaaaataaacttatttatttgcTGATTTGGGGTTTTGGACTTTGGAGATAAgttaagtagttttttttttctttcttgaattGGAGTATGTGAGGGAAAAGCAATGGGTGAGAGTACATGCAGTGAGTACGTTGATGTGACGTTAGGGTACATGCAATTATGGCTACTCTGACGTGGTAATTTGTTATGTTGTGATGAGAATGGCGCAATAAAGACTGCATGGCGTGAAGATCATAAAGTGTGGTTGGTGAGGAAAATGACAAAGCTTTCAGCTCTGGATTGAGTATTCCAGTTGGGGGATAACTAACTAATTTAGGTTTTAGTTAGTGAAGTTCTTGATTTTATTCTCGGGTTAGGTGGTGGTGGGAGATGACTGATGAGAGGGGAAAAAATAGTTATAGACTTTATGTGTGCATCTCTGCTTGATTTATGATAGTtgttttgtttaaggggaaaaGGGGACaggtaaaaagaaattaaatattctcTATAATTTTGTCTCCTTGTGATGCTATGTTTTATGGAAGGGAGCATATGGGGATAGAGTCTGTCATGTACGTGTGGGAGAGAAACACtggaaaacaaagataaattagGAAAATAATGTAGGAAACAAAACAGTGCCTTTGCTTGTTATATCACTACAAACCTCAGTTAGATACCCTCTTTATGTTGTCTCATTGGAAAGGAGCATATGATGGTTAGGTTGTTTTTACTTGAAGGTTCATTtcagtttcattttattttatatatttacgaGCATGCCCTTAGCTTATATTGGTTCTGAATTGTGAATATCTCTGTATTGTTGCCTCCTTCTGTCCATTTGCAGCTATCAGTGGATAAAACGGAAAGGAAAACCTGCACCAAGGGAAATTGCTCCAATAATTGTATCTAACCATGTTTCTTACATTGAGCCTATCTTCTATTTCTATGAATTATTTCCCACCATTGTGGCAGCTGAGTCCCATGACTCCATACCTTTTGTTGGCACCATTATTAGAGCAATGCAGGTAATTTCATTTCATGGTTACATTTTATGTATGcccatttgaaatttaaaaatataagaacaaTTGCCATTCAGCCATTTTCCATTTCTTTCCACTTTTATGTTTTCAGGTCATATATGTTAACAGATTCTTACCATCATCAAGGAAGCAGGCTGTTAGGGAAATAAAGGTAAAACATTTCTGTTAGTATGTCGATTGTTATTTTATCTACATATTAagattgtcatttttttattattgaaatggTTGTCAATTGATACCCAGTTACCTTTCTATTCACATAGCTCTTTAATGCCCCctactttttttaacaaaatctatAGATAAATTTCGTGAAATATATTTGATGATTTAGGAAAGTGTGAGTAGCGCAAGACACACTAATAgaagttttttttgttcatgcacAGCAAAGTgattcctctttcttttttttttttcctcttggcCTCATAGGAgttgtaaatatattattagtataaaatgtGCAATGAaaagtgcatgtttggattaaagtttGCAAACTGAGTTTGCAAAAATTTCCAAATTTTGCTTCTCAAAATATGAGTTCATTCCAGACAAAATTTTACCCTCAAATCTCAAACATACTTTTGGGGGGTAACCAAACATGACCCTAAACTGATTTTACCCTCAAACATACTTTTGGAACACTCCCACTGGAAATCTAAACATACCCAAAGTctagttaaaatttaaacaagttAGGAAAAGTCTAGTTGGACTTGGACATATAATCTGGAAGAGAACCTCAGAGTTGAGTGGGAGTTCAGCAAGTTGTAAAGCGACATTAGCTGCAGATTGTGGAACTGAATAGCAAGATGCAAGAATTATTCAAAACTAATGGGGCTGAGCAACAGATATGTTGGACATGAATTTACTTGATATAATTTGCATGTTATCAATTTTATAAGCTATTTGATACAGAAATCTGCTTTCAAGGAACTGAATAACAGAGAAGGGCCTCTTGCAATAGATTTCCTCGAGTACTATTATTTCCCGAGGGAACAACAACAAATGGCAGGAACCTTATCTCCTTCCAACTTGGTGCATTTATCCCTGGATACCCAATCCAGCCTGTAATTGTACGCTATCCTCATGTGCACTTTGACCAATCCTGGTAGGAAATTTGTTTGTGAAGATCTTTACATTTCATTACTGTTTATAAGCATAAATCATCACTCTAATTGTTTTACATGCAAATCTGTTAGGGGTCATGTTTCTTTGGGAAAGCTTATGTTCAGAATGTTCACTCAATTTCACAACTTTTTTGAGGTATATTCTCTCTTATGGATTGGGTTTTTCTTTATAGTGGTTAATCCACCACCTCTGGAAACTCATTATTCTCGAACTTGAAGTAATTTagaacttttcttttaaaattgaaCAGGTAGAATATCTTCCTGTCATTTATCCCCTGGATGATAAGGAAACTGCTGTACATTTTCGGGAGAGGGTGAGTTTTCTAGTTTTGCTTTTTAGCTTTCATATATTACCAAaggattttaatatttatgctTGTAATCTGCTAAATGCAGAAAACAATTGTAATAGTTTGAtctttgaaagttgaaacctcTATAGGTATATAAAATTTTGCTGTGAATTGAGTTGAAGAAGATTCCTCTCTGGGAATCTGAGAATCTTCTTTTACCTCTATCATTCAGTTTGGTGTTCCCTTACAAAGGGGTGAAAATTCAGGGATGAACTTGATCTGAATAATTGTATATAAAATtatccttgatttttttttcaccctAACTTTCAAGGAGGCACTAATCTGACTTAAAGCCTAATCTTgtgtgaaaatgaaatttcagtaATGTGCCAATTagcaactaaaaataagaacaccAAACCAGGAATCACTTTATAAAGCCCAAATTGCAGAGTCTAGGTCTCTAGGATCCATCTTGCAAAGTGATGGCTTGATTAATGGGGATGTTGCACATAGGATTCAGGCTGGTGGATGGAATGGAGGATTGCTTTAGACATCACTATTTACTAGTATTTCAAAGTGCCTGTCAAACTCAGGAAAATTCTACTGGATGATTATTTAGACTAGCAATGTTCTATGTTAGTTTATATTTGTCAATGTCATGCTAACAACTCATAAAACTGTGATAAGCTGAGATGATAATGCTGAAGTGGATGAATGgacatgcaagacaaaaaaaGATTAGGAATCAATTTATACAAGAGAAAGTTGTAGTAGCACCTATTTAAGGGAATGATCAAAACTTGTCTAAGATTTTGTAAACAGCGCATGCTTTTGCCCTTTTTTGATATCTTTTATCATTGACTTTTGTTATGAAGAAATAGACTGTATGGTTTGTTGAACATAATCCTTCCTTGTGTCAGTAGTAACCATTCAACAATTAATATGTGGATAAATGCAGACTAGCCGGGATATTGCAACTGCACTGAATGCTGTCCAGACAGGACATTCTTATGGAGACATAATGCTTCATATGAAAGCACAAGAAGCAAAACAGGTgtgctttttttattattggtttCAGTTATAATATCTTCATCCTAGTTACTTGATTgctcttttgcatttttaaatttctttgccTCATATTATATAAAATGGTCAAATTTAAACTTGCAAATCAAATATTGGGATGATTTGCATTTATAGATTATTTTCATGTAGAACTAACTTTAATTGTGATGTTGAATATCTATGGAGTTTCTTGTATTTAAACACTTTTCTGATATTTCAGTTACTGTTGTCTAATGTATGTAATCTCTACTAAAGTGAAAATGTCGCATATAAGatgtaatgtaaaaataatgtgATAAACCATTGTCTTGTAGGGGGGACTAgacatcattattttttttttcttttatcaatccAAAGATTATGCCTCCAATCACTTGTATATGTGTCTAcctatataactatatataaagaaagccaaccaaaaatggaagaaaaccaATAATTAATCCACAAATGGAACTTTAGTAGAAGAAGATTTATGTATTAGAAAAACAGACAAGTAAACAAATTTAGAGTTGTGTTTCTTTTACTTACTGCTTTCTTCTTGGAGATCGATGATTTCAATGCGC harbors:
- the LOC114405818 gene encoding lysophospholipid acyltransferase LPEAT2-like, which translates into the protein MADDSDLTSPLLSSSSSSSSDHVVVTVHPSAAPPRNPFRVLGTDDDDDDDLSVPPPSTLDPFRNRTPAIEGLYEWAKTVLCLPLAALRLAIFGLCLALGYVATKVALQGWKDKENPMPKWRCRVMWITRLCARCILFSFGYQWIKRKGKPAPREIAPIIVSNHVSYIEPIFYFYELFPTIVAAESHDSIPFVGTIIRAMQVIYVNRFLPSSRKQAVREIKRRASCNRFPRVLLFPEGTTTNGRNLISFQLGAFIPGYPIQPVIVRYPHVHFDQSWGHVSLGKLMFRMFTQFHNFFEVEYLPVIYPLDDKETAVHFRERTSRDIATALNAVQTGHSYGDIMLHMKAQEAKQENPSSFMVEMTKVESLFHISSMEAVDFLDKFLAMNPDSSGRVQYHDFLRVLRLKACPLSAKIFSFIDVEKSGTITFRQFLYGSAHVMSQPGFHQACEEAFAGCGGAVKAYVVEQELRDFIQPVILNWSEDEVHELFMVFDNDNDGRIDKNDFLSCLRKTPLLIAFFTLQLQQKEFEGNGVIEIV